The following are from one region of the Alicyclobacillus fastidiosus genome:
- a CDS encoding sugar kinase, with amino-acid sequence MNAVSKPSNATVLTFGDPLIVLVPSARGKLEYVRDFRAYAAGAELNTAIGLARLDIPASYAAAIGDDPFGNLIYRELRAEGVDSRHVAQVPGMQSGIFFKQWSGLEQDPSVFYYRSQSPMALGAWGTESLRDAISAGTWQWVHTTGITFMVGQETGERSLELLKLCHSLSVVTSFDVNVRLKLAGIDKWRAMLRRVLPYVTWFMLGDDEAKRLFETKSVVAIETIAREWGFQGSGVVLKQGADGSCASVGGVTTVVPPRPVKQIVDTVGAGDGYNAGWIAGMVRGWSLARSMELASLVGAYAITDASDYGGYPRWQEVARDLEGGVDVSR; translated from the coding sequence ATGAATGCTGTTTCAAAGCCTTCAAATGCTACCGTTCTCACATTCGGTGACCCGTTGATTGTGTTGGTGCCGAGCGCCCGTGGCAAGCTTGAGTACGTCCGAGACTTCCGGGCGTACGCAGCGGGGGCTGAGCTGAATACAGCGATTGGCCTCGCGCGTCTAGACATCCCCGCCAGTTACGCAGCAGCCATCGGAGATGATCCATTTGGCAACCTCATCTACCGGGAATTGCGCGCGGAAGGCGTGGATTCACGCCATGTAGCGCAGGTCCCCGGTATGCAGTCGGGCATTTTCTTCAAACAGTGGTCTGGATTGGAACAGGATCCGTCTGTGTTCTACTACCGCTCACAATCCCCCATGGCCCTTGGCGCGTGGGGCACAGAGAGCCTTCGTGATGCCATCTCAGCGGGGACTTGGCAATGGGTACATACCACTGGCATCACGTTCATGGTCGGGCAAGAGACAGGCGAACGGTCATTGGAGCTTTTAAAGCTTTGCCACTCGCTGTCGGTGGTCACCTCGTTCGATGTCAATGTCCGACTGAAGTTAGCCGGGATCGACAAATGGCGAGCGATGTTGCGGCGTGTGTTGCCCTATGTTACTTGGTTTATGCTCGGTGACGACGAGGCGAAGCGCCTTTTTGAGACGAAATCTGTCGTCGCAATCGAGACCATCGCCCGAGAATGGGGCTTTCAAGGAAGCGGCGTCGTTCTAAAGCAGGGGGCCGATGGGTCATGCGCCAGTGTCGGTGGCGTTACGACGGTGGTGCCACCGCGTCCCGTCAAACAGATTGTCGATACGGTGGGCGCTGGGGATGGCTATAATGCTGGGTGGATTGCCGGAATGGTTCGAGGCTGGTCCTTAGCGAGATCGATGGAACTTGCATCTCTGGTCGGCGCGTACGCAATCACGGATGCCTCTGATTATGGCGGGTATCCGCGGTGGCAAGAAGTGGCCCGGGATCTAGAGGGCGGCGTAGACGTGTCCAGGTAA
- a CDS encoding GntR family transcriptional regulator, which yields MDRLIETSILTDQVYQVLRKEIIGGKFVPGTKLDINALASDFKVSRSPVKDAITQLVHDGLIEILPRKGTYVTQLKLEDFMELLDVRLMVESWAAKKAMAAISDKDLENWHHALVQMNSLVEQKPFPFEQYAEYDITFHRLLVQYADNSRCLKLYDSLNAPVALARVVYHYSYESSIKRHDDHKRMYQALLHKDLPALLTALDHHIRSIQEEATERWSQVFPPTAQTER from the coding sequence TTGGACCGTTTAATTGAAACGTCAATTCTTACCGACCAAGTGTACCAGGTCCTGCGCAAGGAGATCATCGGTGGGAAATTCGTTCCCGGCACCAAATTGGATATCAACGCACTCGCCTCCGACTTTAAGGTGAGCCGTTCCCCAGTAAAGGATGCGATCACCCAACTCGTCCACGACGGTCTGATTGAGATATTGCCGAGAAAGGGTACCTACGTAACCCAGCTGAAGCTCGAAGACTTCATGGAACTGCTCGATGTCCGTTTGATGGTTGAATCGTGGGCGGCCAAGAAGGCGATGGCCGCGATTTCCGACAAGGATTTAGAGAATTGGCATCACGCGCTAGTGCAGATGAACTCCCTTGTTGAACAAAAGCCGTTTCCGTTTGAACAATACGCTGAATACGATATTACATTTCACCGGTTGCTTGTACAGTACGCGGACAACAGTCGCTGTCTGAAGTTGTACGACTCCTTAAATGCCCCTGTGGCGCTCGCGCGCGTGGTCTATCATTACTCGTACGAAAGCAGCATCAAGCGCCACGATGACCATAAGCGGATGTACCAAGCGCTGCTGCACAAGGATTTACCCGCGTTGCTCACGGCTCTCGATCACCACATTCGAAGTATTCAAGAAGAAGCAACTGAGCGGTGGAGCCAAGTGTTCCCTCCTACTGCTCAGACAGAGCGATGA
- a CDS encoding DMT family transporter: MEGMSRTRTVLLIAFLVVVWGVNWPLTKIALVYTPPILFAGIRTVLGGLLLLIVAIPRFKLLRFQQTWYIYLISCLFNIVLYYGLQTVGLQYLPAGLFSVIVFLQPVLLGILSWAWLGESMYGLKIVGLILGFAGVAVISAGSLSGHLSVVGVVLALASAVAWALGTAYVKKTSGSVDSIWLVTVQLIIGGLMMTGLGTGMESWSRIVWNLPFIATLVFIAVFVIAAGWLVFFTLIGSGEASKVASYTFLIPLISILTGTVFLHEPFTFYLLAGLVLIVVSIYFVNRPRKAPVVPDSCVQSMQ, encoded by the coding sequence TTGGAAGGAATGTCTCGAACGCGAACGGTTTTATTGATTGCGTTTTTGGTGGTGGTGTGGGGAGTCAATTGGCCCCTGACAAAAATCGCCCTCGTATATACCCCTCCAATACTTTTCGCGGGGATTCGAACGGTCTTAGGTGGTCTTCTTCTACTCATTGTCGCCATTCCCAGATTCAAGCTGCTGCGTTTTCAACAAACATGGTACATCTATTTGATTTCTTGCCTATTTAACATCGTGCTGTACTACGGGTTGCAGACGGTGGGATTGCAGTACCTGCCCGCGGGCTTGTTCTCCGTTATCGTCTTCCTTCAGCCCGTGCTGCTCGGGATCCTGTCGTGGGCGTGGCTGGGAGAATCGATGTACGGCCTCAAAATCGTCGGGTTGATTCTCGGTTTCGCGGGGGTGGCCGTGATCAGCGCTGGGAGTTTGTCCGGACATTTATCGGTTGTTGGCGTCGTGCTCGCGCTCGCCAGTGCTGTGGCCTGGGCCCTCGGGACGGCATATGTGAAAAAGACGAGCGGGAGCGTGGATTCCATCTGGTTGGTCACCGTTCAGCTGATCATTGGGGGACTCATGATGACTGGGCTCGGAACTGGCATGGAGAGCTGGTCGAGGATCGTGTGGAATCTACCGTTCATTGCAACGCTCGTCTTTATTGCGGTATTCGTCATCGCCGCAGGTTGGTTAGTGTTCTTTACTCTGATTGGCTCTGGAGAGGCCAGCAAAGTTGCTTCTTACACGTTCCTCATTCCGCTCATTTCCATTCTAACTGGAACGGTGTTCTTGCACGAGCCGTTTACGTTCTACCTATTGGCTGGACTGGTCCTCATCGTGGTGAGTATCTATTTTGTCAATCGGCCGAGAAAGGCGCCTGTAGTGCCGGATTCGTGTGTTCAGTCGATGCAGTAA